The following proteins are encoded in a genomic region of Leptospiraceae bacterium:
- a CDS encoding adenylosuccinate synthase encodes MPADLVIGAQWGDEGKAKVIDYLSKEIDIIVRYQGGANAGHTVVVHGKKYIFHLVPSGVIYPNTTCVIGNGVVLDTDYLMKECDELCKEDFDVYNKLYISDACHIILPLHGIIDAHREKNSSPGTKIGTTGKGIGICYADKMMRIGIRTGDVLDEETLRDKLKLFLARKNEELIKLYGVEPVGFDAIFDSLKKFADKFKGKIINTSYFLNEELRKGKRVLLEGAQGVGLDIDFGTYPFVTSSNPTTGGALTGSGIGFQHLGRIYGISKAYATRVGEGPFPTELFGEEADNMRKLGHEYGSTTGRPRRCGWFDLEMIKHSIRICGINNLVITKIDVLSTYPTIPVGIGYELNGKRLDYMPSCGMEKVKVIYENLPGWNTDITGINRFEDLPANCQSYLKYLNEKIGVPISIISTGPDRKDTIVR; translated from the coding sequence ATGCCAGCAGATTTAGTGATTGGTGCCCAATGGGGTGATGAAGGAAAGGCGAAGGTAATTGATTATTTAAGTAAAGAAATAGACATTATCGTTCGTTATCAAGGTGGGGCTAATGCCGGTCATACGGTAGTCGTGCATGGAAAAAAATATATTTTTCACTTAGTTCCTTCTGGTGTCATTTATCCAAATACGACATGCGTAATAGGTAACGGTGTTGTGCTCGACACGGATTATTTAATGAAAGAATGCGACGAGCTTTGTAAAGAAGACTTTGACGTTTACAATAAACTCTATATCAGCGATGCCTGTCATATCATCTTGCCTCTACATGGAATCATTGACGCTCATAGAGAAAAGAATTCTTCTCCTGGAACTAAAATCGGAACTACTGGAAAAGGAATTGGAATTTGCTATGCTGACAAGATGATGCGTATTGGAATTCGCACCGGAGACGTGCTCGACGAAGAAACACTTCGCGACAAATTGAAATTATTCCTTGCTCGTAAAAATGAAGAGTTGATAAAACTCTATGGTGTAGAGCCTGTTGGATTTGATGCAATCTTTGATAGTCTAAAGAAATTTGCAGATAAGTTCAAAGGCAAGATTATAAATACTTCCTATTTCTTAAATGAAGAATTGCGTAAAGGCAAACGCGTATTACTCGAAGGAGCACAGGGCGTTGGTCTAGATATTGATTTTGGAACCTATCCGTTTGTAACTAGCTCTAATCCAACTACAGGTGGAGCACTCACCGGCTCTGGAATCGGATTTCAACACCTGGGAAGAATCTACGGAATCAGTAAAGCCTATGCTACTCGTGTGGGAGAAGGTCCTTTTCCTACAGAGCTATTCGGCGAAGAAGCGGATAATATGCGTAAGCTTGGACATGAATACGGCTCTACGACTGGCAGACCAAGACGATGTGGTTGGTTTGATTTAGAGATGATTAAGCACTCTATTCGTATCTGTGGAATCAATAATCTAGTCATCACAAAGATCGATGTTCTTTCTACCTATCCTACTATTCCTGTAGGTATTGGCTATGAGTTAAACGGCAAGCGTTTAGACTACATGCCTTCTTGCGGAATGGAAAAAGTTAAAGTCATCTACGAAAATCTCCCCGGCTGGAATACGGACATAACAGGTATTAACCGCTTTGAAGATTTACCGGCGAACTGTCAGTCTTATCTAAAATATCTAAACGAAAAGATCGGTGTTCCTATTTCCATTATCTCAACAGGACCTGATAGAAAAGATACAATTGTGAGATAA
- a CDS encoding RHS repeat-associated core domain-containing protein, which yields MQVKHGTLMNRCFTDFNSTGNRIRRKMKASGVVVYSFDGLNQTLNTIAFHLNNKPSIWFIANATSKNFFLQNLVSFGIYEITRTPGQAESHTLYFKGLYGDVFSQMTRSDAALITDAFSGSKSSNSFDVATSTELLSFAKGDDFPPNSFVKGFFCEDVAGSCSAYYVNTAKYYYVQSAFKVARIVSSVEYDVFVWVMLVVVLYLVYIQSRRHRRDVARYVSTMIYAKRTLSVTPLLIVSILFTFTQCGLASGGGKKGEAPWILLASGINNDTASVDEVTTGNTVTPSSPNAPIGSIPPTGSGNNTNGSGGYRPSGSGGYNGGSGGSALVPVTGMYFLHPDHLGSITMITDGRGNVIAGGNNGGKSHISYKPYGEIHRTDSSGPDITRFKYTGQEEDKESGLMYYKARYYDPMVGRFLQADNEYNPDDTQGMNHYMYVNGSPMNFRDRSGNSCDKHLFGQIGGAIGAFYGGMYGGPAGARAGYSVGAAATGVAPGHNWTGGGGDCGRNKPTEFLALQWLFRDEIAKNPMLYFLLDKYYEDHQASGKETILDGLNTNRRAYTGLLIGLVVSGVVKGETAAFVFYLMTHGVAKPARGNGIDRGSYNHDMSNGSTIVWIGGAKKEDPRKSNRQWIKNAWASADDPYDVYVATVGTVLFSTANVINDLTHIKENKHHIKPGRFPKLCGRTGSCNIGGY from the coding sequence ATGCAAGTAAAGCACGGGACTTTAATGAATCGTTGCTTTACAGATTTTAACTCCACCGGAAACCGTATCAGACGCAAGATGAAAGCTAGCGGAGTCGTAGTCTACAGCTTTGATGGGCTAAACCAAACGCTTAATACCATTGCATTTCACTTAAACAACAAACCATCCATTTGGTTCATAGCAAATGCAACATCGAAAAACTTCTTTCTACAAAACCTAGTTTCATTTGGTATATACGAGATTACCCGCACACCGGGTCAAGCGGAATCGCATACGTTATATTTCAAGGGACTTTATGGCGATGTGTTTAGTCAGATGACTCGGAGTGATGCGGCTTTAATAACAGATGCTTTTAGTGGTAGTAAATCCTCTAACTCTTTCGATGTTGCAACATCTACAGAATTACTCTCCTTTGCGAAAGGAGATGACTTTCCCCCCAACTCTTTCGTAAAAGGTTTCTTTTGTGAAGATGTTGCTGGTTCTTGTTCGGCGTATTATGTAAATACGGCTAAGTATTATTATGTGCAAAGTGCTTTTAAAGTTGCGAGGATTGTTTCTTCGGTGGAGTATGATGTGTTTGTGTGGGTGATGTTGGTTGTAGTGTTGTATTTGGTATATATACAATCTCGTCGTCATCGTAGAGACGTAGCGCGCTACGTCTCTACGATGATATACGCAAAACGCACATTATCTGTAACACCATTGTTAATCGTCTCCATCTTATTTACATTCACGCAATGCGGTTTAGCGAGTGGTGGTGGTAAGAAAGGCGAAGCTCCGTGGATATTGCTTGCAAGTGGGATTAACAATGATACAGCAAGCGTAGATGAAGTGACAACGGGTAATACTGTTACTCCGTCAAGTCCGAATGCACCGATTGGTTCGATACCTCCTACTGGGTCAGGTAATAATACAAATGGCTCTGGCGGCTATCGTCCGTCTGGGTCTGGTGGTTATAACGGAGGAAGTGGTGGATCGGCGTTAGTTCCTGTTACGGGGATGTATTTTTTACATCCGGATCATCTTGGGTCTATTACGATGATTACCGATGGACGTGGGAATGTGATTGCTGGTGGGAATAATGGGGGTAAGTCGCATATTTCTTACAAGCCTTATGGTGAGATTCATAGGACTGATTCATCGGGTCCGGATATTACTCGTTTTAAATACACCGGGCAGGAAGAGGATAAGGAATCGGGTTTGATGTATTATAAAGCTAGGTATTATGATCCGATGGTGGGTAGGTTTTTACAGGCGGATAATGAGTATAATCCTGATGATACGCAAGGAATGAATCATTATATGTATGTGAATGGTAGCCCAATGAATTTTAGGGATAGATCAGGGAATTCTTGTGATAAACATTTATTTGGACAGATTGGTGGTGCGATTGGTGCATTCTATGGTGGCATGTATGGGGGACCTGCTGGGGCAAGAGCTGGTTATTCGGTCGGTGCAGCGGCTACTGGAGTTGCACCTGGGCATAATTGGACAGGTGGTGGTGGTGATTGTGGTCGGAATAAGCCAACGGAATTTTTGGCACTCCAGTGGCTGTTTCGGGACGAAATAGCGAAAAATCCAATGCTATACTTTTTACTTGATAAATATTACGAAGACCACCAAGCAAGCGGTAAGGAGACGATTCTAGATGGATTGAATACGAATAGAAGAGCCTACACAGGACTCTTGATTGGCTTGGTGGTTTCAGGGGTGGTGAAAGGAGAAACAGCCGCTTTCGTTTTTTATCTTATGACTCATGGAGTTGCAAAACCAGCAAGGGGAAACGGAATTGATAGAGGTTCATATAACCATGATATGTCCAATGGTAGCACTATCGTTTGGATCGGCGGTGCTAAAAAAGAAGACCCGAGAAAGTCTAATCGACAATGGATAAAAAACGCATGGGCAAGTGCAGATGATCCGTATGATGTCTATGTTGCTACCGTCGGAACTGTATTATTCTCCACTGCAAATGTGATTAACGATTTAACTCACATTAAAGAAAATAAACATCATATTAAACCAGGTAGATTTCCCAAGTTGTGTGGACGAACTGGGTCTTGTAATATAGGGGGTTATTAA
- a CDS encoding TIGR00730 family Rossman fold protein, translating to MKKICVYCGAHPGSRQTYYESAKSLGELIAKENFGLVYGGANIGIMGRVADSVLESGGEVTGVITEHLMAIEGHTGLRDLRIVKTMHERKTMMYELSDAFVMLPGGIGSLEEFFEVLTWAQLKFHHKPIGILNIANYFNKLIHFLHHIADEEFMRRDQLDLFFVADTPDKLIKGFKERF from the coding sequence ATGAAAAAAATCTGTGTATATTGTGGAGCACATCCGGGTAGTAGACAAACCTATTATGAGAGTGCAAAGAGTTTAGGAGAATTGATTGCAAAAGAAAATTTCGGTCTCGTTTACGGAGGTGCGAATATTGGAATCATGGGAAGAGTAGCTGATTCAGTTTTGGAGTCCGGTGGAGAAGTAACCGGAGTCATCACTGAACACCTAATGGCAATAGAAGGTCATACCGGTCTAAGAGATTTGAGAATCGTTAAGACCATGCACGAAAGAAAAACGATGATGTATGAACTCTCTGACGCATTCGTAATGTTACCCGGTGGAATTGGATCCTTAGAAGAATTCTTCGAAGTCCTGACCTGGGCGCAACTTAAATTTCATCACAAACCAATTGGAATTTTGAACATAGCAAACTATTTCAATAAATTAATACACTTCCTACATCATATAGCAGATGAAGAGTTTATGCGTCGAGATCAATTAGATTTATTCTTCGTAGCGGATACTCCCGATAAGCTGATAAAGGGATTCAAAGAAAGATTTTAG
- a CDS encoding diguanylate cyclase, with protein sequence MKSGHKPDNEPERQGELDSFKIIDSEEKADFDFLTQMAAEICGTPIALISFITKERQWFLSHRGLTAHETPRDVAFCAHAILKPDEIFEIEDARKDDRFFDNPLVSGEPNVVFYAGVPLVSNNGFPLGTLCAIDREPKKLSEQQRNALKGLARQTIQLLELRRQTINLGEVNKSLQKVEFLLNESHKSNKTGAWELDIETGKTLWTEGVYQIHEVSTDFPREKSNGLDFYHPDDLVIIVSALESTIQTGDPFDVTCRIKTAKQNDRWVRVQGKVFEGNENKKTIVGTFQDVTEHLLSEKIKARQNFILSIVNKLQQTFISESNIAEVFDSALSILLDLTGSEYGFIGQVLYDSSGNPYLKTHAITNIAWNEETRNFFKENAPNGLEFRNLKTLFGVVLKEGRAVIANHPASDPRSGGLPAGHPPLNAFLGIPIYVNNKMIGMAGVSNRVGGYDTELITEIELVTGTIGRLIEAQQARLLINHIQMRHQYTLEGTNVGTWEWNVQTGETVFNERWAEIVGYSLAELGQVNVETWQKLVHPEDLAESKKRLNLVFEKKADYYSIETRIRHKEGHYVWVYDRGKVFSWTKEGKPLMMYGTHQDITENKEREAKLAAVSREIRNITNAVNESSLISITDRAGIITHANKLFSELSGYSEQELVGNTHKIINSGFHDKAFWENLWQTIKNGNVWKGEVKNRAKDGSEYWVSSVISPIFDENGQIFQYLSIRQDITTRKRFEEELKTLSLTDPLTGVGNRRFFMNLLDREWQRFRRFKQPTSILMLDIDFFKKINDTYGHATGDEVLSHTGELLNKLRATDVVGVYSQSEVVGRIGGEEFAIIATNTALPEAKILAERLRKDIASLHIEKAGVLIPVTASFGAAAFSENDSGPESAMQYADQALYKAKQNGRNRVVIYSKNSFLE encoded by the coding sequence ATGAAATCAGGACACAAACCCGATAATGAACCAGAACGCCAAGGCGAATTAGATTCTTTTAAAATCATAGATAGTGAAGAGAAGGCAGACTTTGACTTTCTGACCCAAATGGCTGCAGAGATATGCGGTACCCCTATTGCTCTTATTAGCTTCATCACTAAAGAGCGACAATGGTTTCTTTCTCATAGGGGGTTAACTGCACACGAAACACCAAGGGATGTAGCTTTTTGTGCACATGCTATACTGAAACCAGATGAAATTTTTGAGATTGAAGATGCCCGAAAGGATGACCGTTTTTTTGATAACCCTTTAGTGTCAGGGGAACCCAATGTAGTTTTTTATGCCGGAGTCCCTCTGGTAAGTAATAATGGCTTTCCTTTAGGCACCCTTTGCGCCATTGACAGGGAGCCTAAAAAACTTTCTGAGCAACAAAGAAATGCCTTAAAAGGATTAGCCAGGCAAACAATACAGCTTTTAGAGTTGCGCAGACAGACAATCAATCTTGGGGAAGTAAACAAATCATTACAGAAAGTAGAGTTCCTGTTAAATGAGAGTCATAAGTCCAATAAGACTGGTGCATGGGAATTGGATATCGAAACCGGCAAAACACTCTGGACCGAAGGAGTTTATCAAATTCATGAAGTTTCTACTGATTTTCCGCGTGAAAAAAGTAACGGTCTTGATTTTTATCACCCCGATGACCTTGTAATCATTGTTTCCGCACTTGAGAGCACCATTCAGACGGGTGATCCGTTTGATGTCACTTGCAGGATTAAAACTGCCAAGCAAAACGATCGCTGGGTTCGAGTGCAGGGTAAAGTTTTCGAGGGAAACGAAAATAAAAAAACTATTGTAGGCACTTTCCAAGATGTCACAGAACACCTTCTTTCTGAAAAGATTAAAGCGAGACAGAATTTTATTTTAAGCATAGTAAATAAACTTCAGCAAACATTTATTTCAGAAAGCAATATTGCTGAGGTATTTGACAGTGCTCTAAGTATATTACTTGACCTTACGGGAAGTGAATATGGATTCATTGGTCAGGTTCTTTATGACAGTAGCGGTAATCCCTATTTGAAAACCCATGCCATAACTAACATTGCATGGAATGAGGAGACGAGAAATTTCTTTAAGGAGAATGCCCCTAACGGACTGGAGTTTAGAAATCTAAAGACTCTTTTTGGTGTCGTTTTGAAAGAAGGTCGAGCGGTTATTGCTAACCACCCTGCTTCTGATCCACGTAGTGGCGGGTTACCAGCAGGGCATCCTCCATTAAATGCATTTCTGGGGATACCAATTTATGTTAATAATAAAATGATTGGAATGGCTGGGGTTTCAAACCGAGTAGGTGGTTATGACACTGAATTAATCACAGAAATTGAATTGGTTACAGGCACAATTGGTAGGTTAATTGAAGCACAGCAGGCTAGGTTACTTATTAATCATATACAAATGCGACACCAATACACATTAGAAGGTACAAATGTTGGCACTTGGGAGTGGAATGTTCAAACTGGGGAGACTGTTTTTAATGAACGCTGGGCAGAAATAGTAGGCTATAGCCTTGCTGAGCTTGGGCAAGTCAATGTAGAAACCTGGCAAAAATTGGTACATCCTGAAGATTTGGCGGAATCCAAGAAAAGATTAAATCTGGTTTTTGAAAAAAAAGCAGACTACTATAGTATAGAAACAAGAATCCGACACAAAGAGGGACATTACGTTTGGGTGTATGATAGAGGCAAGGTCTTTAGTTGGACAAAAGAAGGTAAACCTTTGATGATGTACGGCACGCATCAGGACATTACTGAAAATAAAGAAAGAGAGGCAAAGCTAGCCGCAGTCAGCAGGGAAATACGAAATATTACAAATGCTGTAAACGAAAGCTCCTTAATTTCGATAACGGATAGAGCTGGGATCATAACTCACGCGAATAAACTTTTTTCTGAACTATCTGGTTATTCGGAGCAGGAGCTTGTAGGAAATACCCATAAAATTATAAATTCCGGTTTTCATGATAAAGCTTTTTGGGAAAATCTATGGCAAACAATAAAGAACGGAAACGTATGGAAAGGGGAAGTAAAAAATCGAGCAAAAGATGGCAGTGAATATTGGGTTTCATCGGTTATTAGTCCAATATTTGATGAAAATGGACAAATTTTCCAATACCTTTCAATCAGACAGGATATTACTACTAGAAAAAGATTTGAAGAAGAGTTGAAGACACTTAGTTTGACTGATCCTTTGACCGGGGTAGGAAATAGGCGATTCTTTATGAATCTTTTAGATCGGGAATGGCAGAGATTTCGCCGCTTTAAGCAACCGACGAGTATTCTTATGCTGGACATCGATTTCTTTAAAAAGATCAACGATACTTATGGGCATGCAACCGGAGATGAAGTTTTGAGTCATACAGGAGAATTGTTAAATAAACTTCGGGCGACAGATGTCGTCGGTGTATATAGTCAATCCGAGGTCGTTGGACGTATTGGCGGGGAAGAATTTGCAATCATAGCGACAAATACCGCTCTGCCTGAAGCTAAGATACTCGCTGAGCGACTTCGAAAGGATATAGCAAGCCTACATATAGAAAAGGCTGGGGTTCTTATTCCTGTTACCGCGAGTTTTGGTGCAGCCGCTTTTAGCGAAAACGATTCAGGTCCGGAGTCAGCCATGCAGTACGCCGATCAGGCTCTCTATAAAGCAAAACAGAATGGTCGTAATCGTGTAGTAATATACTCGAAAAATAGCTTTTTAGAATAG
- a CDS encoding alpha/beta fold hydrolase, whose protein sequence is MKLFYREFAGEGRPIVIIHGLFGSSKNWITNAKELSKVGQVYAIDVRNHGESPHSDSHLITDLVEDLKEFILAHNLDKPILIGHSMGGLNALFFALQYPDMIHGLIVLDIAPKSYAINYEAEFSALSMDVSHFDSRQAIDEKMKEVLPDNFIRQFLQMNLDRTDTGYKWKLNIETLKKARDALHLDLVDTMHFAKRTLFILGSESEYIAPADKELIKRFFPNSRIESIAGAGHYLHYTHAKEFLQIAIDFIREF, encoded by the coding sequence ATGAAATTATTTTATAGAGAATTTGCAGGAGAGGGTAGACCTATTGTCATCATTCATGGACTCTTTGGGTCTTCTAAAAATTGGATTACAAATGCAAAAGAATTAAGCAAAGTCGGTCAAGTATATGCGATAGACGTCAGAAACCATGGAGAATCTCCTCATTCAGATTCGCATTTGATTACTGATTTAGTAGAAGATCTAAAGGAATTCATTCTAGCGCATAATCTAGATAAACCAATATTAATAGGTCATTCTATGGGAGGGTTAAATGCGCTCTTTTTTGCCCTTCAATATCCTGATATGATTCATGGATTGATCGTTCTAGACATTGCTCCTAAATCGTATGCAATTAATTATGAGGCGGAGTTTAGCGCACTTTCAATGGATGTTAGTCATTTTGATTCCCGCCAGGCGATTGATGAAAAAATGAAAGAAGTTTTACCGGATAATTTCATCCGTCAATTCTTACAGATGAATTTGGACAGGACAGATACAGGTTATAAATGGAAATTAAACATAGAGACTCTCAAGAAGGCAAGAGATGCACTTCATCTTGATTTAGTGGATACTATGCATTTTGCGAAGAGGACGCTTTTTATTTTAGGAAGTGAATCTGAGTATATTGCACCAGCAGATAAAGAATTGATAAAAAGATTTTTTCCTAATTCTAGAATTGAGTCAATTGCGGGAGCAGGGCATTATTTACATTATACACATGCAAAAGAATTCTTACAAATAGCAATTGATTTTATCCGCGAATTTTAA
- a CDS encoding 1-acyl-sn-glycerol-3-phosphate acyltransferase yields the protein MTEKEASVGRWHKEFFENIHNFVKSGLTEDEARHLLEKFLYLSSTTPMPPVMNSFKNPEELETVGVYTERGEKARDFMMQFLTPIMKNFKVEGLENLETVEKLIGKFPITLISNHLSHLDAPAIFQMLYASGPLGKHVAEQMVFIAGRLAFEPDFTRLGLYMFGTLLVCSQKDMADNPSLSDLMTKINMRAFRQSQKLQGEGKIISIFPEGTRSRDGRLMPFVDTVYHYVANKIVLPISLEGTDKILPTSGFLFNPANGKLVIGKPVIVGHLHSKHKLPVDIEEIKFPVVGDKKQFLIDNLALLVGSNLSRHKHGTYRNLYNGDGIGKHKNDLIQIPKHPDEHIVVIGSSNSSVAFATIVSNKNVLVTIYHPDKDVCKTYNEERRDLEHYPLYKLPPNIEFSADESVIKKATLFIQGTNPWDFDKVYPHIIDKLRKNKSPIVNVIKGLTDSPRGLILRDFEEVYGIERDRLAVASGASYPEQIIERKISGLEIAARNPEIIPRLVKLFTTGYIFSRQAIIPTDVSGVQLGGALKNIYALCMGLVEGYFKEVLGGNVDNTLFHLSNRFFKEMVSIGVRLGGQEPTFNGLSGLTDFMLACFGSDSRDRRYGYELVTGNIPIKMSNGYHGLTAIPNLVQMDIEKYPVLTSAYEVVIGNKDINQAIQLLESRLSRV from the coding sequence ATGACAGAAAAAGAAGCAAGTGTAGGTAGATGGCACAAAGAATTTTTTGAGAACATTCACAATTTTGTAAAATCAGGTTTAACAGAAGACGAGGCAAGACATTTACTTGAAAAGTTTCTTTACCTTTCAAGCACAACGCCAATGCCACCTGTGATGAATAGCTTTAAGAATCCAGAAGAGTTAGAAACTGTTGGAGTTTATACTGAGAGAGGAGAAAAGGCGCGTGACTTCATGATGCAATTTCTTACTCCAATCATGAAAAACTTCAAAGTAGAAGGTTTAGAAAATTTAGAGACCGTAGAAAAACTCATTGGAAAATTTCCAATCACTCTTATTTCAAATCACTTAAGTCATTTAGATGCACCCGCCATTTTTCAAATGCTCTATGCTTCCGGTCCATTAGGAAAGCACGTTGCCGAACAAATGGTATTTATCGCAGGAAGACTTGCCTTCGAGCCTGACTTCACAAGACTCGGACTTTATATGTTTGGGACACTTCTTGTTTGCTCTCAGAAAGATATGGCGGATAATCCTAGTTTGTCGGATCTTATGACTAAGATCAACATGCGCGCGTTCCGTCAGTCTCAAAAATTGCAGGGAGAAGGAAAAATCATTTCCATATTCCCGGAAGGAACTAGATCTAGAGATGGAAGACTAATGCCATTCGTGGATACAGTCTATCATTACGTTGCGAATAAGATTGTTTTGCCTATCTCTTTAGAGGGAACAGACAAGATTCTACCTACATCCGGATTCTTATTTAATCCGGCTAATGGCAAACTAGTCATCGGCAAACCAGTCATAGTCGGTCACCTTCATTCTAAACACAAACTTCCCGTTGATATAGAAGAGATTAAATTCCCGGTTGTAGGCGACAAAAAACAATTCCTAATTGATAACCTCGCCCTACTCGTCGGCTCTAATCTAAGTCGTCACAAACATGGAACCTATCGTAACCTTTACAACGGTGACGGAATTGGAAAACATAAAAATGATCTCATTCAAATTCCAAAACATCCAGACGAGCATATCGTTGTAATTGGTTCAAGCAATTCTTCTGTAGCTTTTGCGACTATCGTTTCAAACAAGAATGTATTAGTAACTATATACCATCCCGATAAAGATGTATGTAAAACTTACAACGAAGAAAGACGGGATTTAGAGCATTATCCGCTCTACAAGCTACCGCCTAATATCGAGTTCTCCGCTGATGAAAGCGTAATCAAAAAAGCAACCCTATTCATTCAAGGAACCAATCCATGGGACTTCGACAAAGTGTATCCTCATATCATAGATAAACTTAGAAAGAACAAATCCCCAATCGTCAACGTAATCAAAGGCTTAACCGATTCACCGAGAGGATTAATCTTACGTGATTTCGAAGAAGTGTATGGCATCGAAAGAGATAGACTTGCTGTTGCCTCCGGTGCGAGTTACCCCGAACAAATCATTGAAAGAAAGATTTCCGGTTTAGAAATCGCTGCCCGCAACCCAGAAATCATTCCAAGACTAGTAAAACTTTTTACAACAGGATATATATTCTCCCGTCAAGCCATTATACCAACTGACGTTTCCGGTGTTCAACTTGGAGGAGCATTAAAAAATATCTATGCGCTTTGCATGGGTCTAGTAGAAGGATACTTCAAAGAAGTTCTAGGGGGTAATGTGGATAATACTCTATTTCATTTATCCAATCGCTTCTTCAAGGAAATGGTTTCTATCGGAGTAAGACTTGGTGGACAGGAGCCAACCTTTAACGGCTTATCAGGATTAACCGACTTTATGCTGGCTTGTTTTGGTTCTGATTCAAGAGATAGACGTTATGGCTATGAGCTTGTGACCGGTAACATACCGATTAAAATGTCTAACGGCTATCATGGCTTAACCGCTATTCCAAACCTTGTTCAAATGGATATTGAAAAATACCCTGTATTAACAAGTGCATACGAAGTAGTCATTGGCAATAAAGACATCAATCAAGCTATCCAACTTCTAGAAAGCAGACTGTCAAGAGTGTAA
- a CDS encoding ATP phosphoribosyltransferase regulatory subunit — protein MRNERNTSSEVKWIPDGFHFLDHEDSLRRKKILDKVYQFFDQRGYLEVTPPSFDFTSSFLRYVSSSEEAKILKSRDLSGKEISPSIDLTLQVVKGLAGFSVKKGNQKIFYTGRVVKDNYKKNADRREILQAGAEVIGHSHAATFKMLLTHISELAQALGLKQKITLVLGNTKIYSRIVESLNFSIEDKNALSRLLYSKEEKSIREFLETKGVEKDIEDILLKIMLCFQLKEIKTELFEIAEKYQVNLYHIMEETEDIFKSASHYKNLDLCLDYSLIRDLDYYTGFVFHGYYDRISYPLVTGGAYDNLFEKFSGESKKACGFAVNIDIIEEINRR, from the coding sequence TTGAGAAATGAACGCAATACAAGCTCTGAGGTCAAATGGATTCCAGATGGATTTCATTTTCTTGACCATGAAGACAGTCTTAGAAGAAAAAAAATCTTAGATAAGGTCTATCAGTTTTTTGATCAACGGGGATATCTCGAAGTTACACCTCCTAGTTTTGATTTCACCTCTTCTTTTCTGCGTTATGTATCTTCGTCGGAAGAGGCTAAGATTTTAAAATCACGCGATCTATCCGGAAAAGAAATTTCACCTAGCATTGATTTGACGCTCCAAGTTGTAAAAGGATTGGCGGGCTTTTCTGTGAAGAAAGGAAACCAAAAGATATTTTATACAGGACGAGTGGTAAAAGACAATTACAAAAAAAATGCTGACCGAAGAGAAATTTTACAAGCAGGGGCTGAGGTAATCGGACATTCCCATGCGGCTACTTTTAAAATGCTGCTTACTCATATCAGTGAACTAGCCCAGGCTCTTGGGCTAAAACAAAAAATTACTTTAGTTCTAGGAAATACAAAGATTTATTCTCGTATTGTGGAAAGCCTTAATTTTTCCATTGAGGATAAGAATGCTTTGTCGCGTCTGCTTTATTCAAAAGAAGAAAAAAGCATTCGAGAATTTTTAGAGACTAAGGGTGTAGAAAAAGACATTGAAGATATTTTACTTAAGATCATGCTTTGCTTTCAATTAAAAGAAATAAAAACCGAACTCTTTGAGATTGCCGAAAAATATCAAGTCAACCTATACCATATCATGGAAGAGACAGAGGATATTTTTAAGTCTGCCTCTCATTATAAAAACTTAGATCTTTGTTTGGATTATTCTTTAATCAGAGACTTAGATTATTATACAGGCTTTGTATTTCATGGTTATTATGATCGTATTTCTTATCCGTTAGTCACGGGTGGGGCGTATGATAATTTGTTTGAGAAATTTTCCGGTGAATCCAAAAAAGCCTGTGGGTTTGCCGTGAATATTGATATCATAGAAGAAATAAATAGAAGATAA